Proteins from a single region of Gammaproteobacteria bacterium:
- a CDS encoding DNA-binding domain-containing protein — MTGLHDQLAGFARAIDAGEPLGHIGPRTGLDVYAAAWRENRVTALALTYATVRALTGEAFFQAMATRFAESHPSRSGNLDDYGRGFADFISTYEPVAGLPYLGDCARLDWLCQESLLAPDAVCAPLDALTSLPEAAYPGLRFALHPALRLLRSDYPVFRIWRLCQQPDGEGEAVSLDAGGESVAVARDGGRVAVWCLQPAEYAFVGSLEQGCRIEAAWETARAKDADFAPDRILSWLAASGLIVAWQTGDL; from the coding sequence ATGACCGGGCTGCATGACCAACTGGCCGGTTTCGCACGCGCCATCGACGCAGGCGAGCCGCTCGGGCACATCGGGCCGCGGACCGGGCTCGACGTCTACGCTGCCGCTTGGCGGGAAAACCGGGTTACCGCACTGGCGTTGACCTACGCCACGGTGCGCGCCCTGACCGGCGAGGCGTTTTTTCAGGCTATGGCGACGCGCTTTGCCGAATCCCACCCCTCGCGTTCCGGCAACCTGGACGACTACGGCCGCGGGTTTGCGGATTTCATTTCGACCTATGAGCCGGTTGCCGGCCTGCCCTATCTGGGCGACTGCGCACGCCTGGACTGGTTGTGCCAGGAAAGCCTGCTTGCTCCTGATGCGGTCTGTGCGCCGCTGGATGCGCTCACCAGTCTGCCGGAGGCGGCCTATCCCGGGCTGCGTTTTGCATTGCACCCCGCGTTGCGGCTGCTGCGGTCGGACTATCCGGTATTTCGCATCTGGCGCCTTTGCCAACAGCCGGACGGGGAGGGCGAAGCGGTGTCGTTGGACGCCGGCGGCGAATCGGTGGCCGTGGCGCGCGACGGCGGGCGGGTGGCGGTTTGGTGCCTGCAGCCGGCCGAGTACGCCTTCGTCGGGTCCCTGGAACAAGGCTGCAGAATCGAGGCGGCCTGGGAGACCGCGCGCGCGAAGGACGCCGATTTTGCACCCGACCGGATCCTGTCCTGGCTGGCTGCATCCGGATTGATCGTCGCCTGGCAGACGGGCGATCTGTAA